The genomic DNA AAAAGTTTGAATGGAAAGAACAAATTTAAAAGTACATGCAATTGATTTAATAGTAGAAGAAGaattaaatgaatgaaaaagTGTTGCTCATTATTTTGACAAAATTGCTGGTATTATTCTGGACGGAAGtgttaaattaatgaaagttggCATTCTGAACTAGTCTTCTTATGGTATGCACATTGAATAAACTTCCTCTAGCTTATCATCTTCCATGATTGAAACTTAACTAGTTACCTTCTatattattgtaaaaaaaaagcACCTTCTCCAGTAAACCACGAAAGCTTATCAATAGTGTTTttaaaaccggaccggaccgatCGAACCGAGAACCGGCCAGGTaatcggtctggttcaatagctggatcgggaatgtcattgaaccggtgtgaaccggtcaaaatcgGTGTAAACTGTTAAAATCGGAAAAATTGGCGATTTTTGTGAACCGGCGGTTTAAATgcatttcttaattttttttaaatttaaaaaattaacacAACATCGTTTTaactattttaatgaaaaattaaaaataaaataaaaaataaaaaaattgtttcagatgcggttgatttttttaccgataattttgatattgaagaaggagattcaacattgaaacaattttttttattgaaattaaatttagtatacaatgaaattattttgttataaattattcaattagattatattgcgattaaacttttgtttgcaattatattttataattatgtactattttattgtgtgtgatacctatgtgtaaaatttgaatttaaattataaacttgCGAATTTATTTATagtatgatattttcaaaaaatttaagtgctagttatattttataacattcaggtattaaaaataatttttagcagtcaccaaacttggttaatgtagtgtaaaaacttgggtaatgcagtaatgaagttggctaatgcaacatccaggtactaaaaatattttttagcaatcatcaaacttggttaatgcagtgtaaagatttggttaatgcagtaatgaagttggttaatgcacgtccgtacatgaactgtgttgtccgtaattttaaaaataaaaataatttttataaatattattattttatttaaaaaaacattgttcaccgtataaatacagtaaacagtgtttggtgtaaatATTGGTGTATGAATATGATATAAGAATAGCATTTCTCTTTGTCAAATACACATTTGCCTTTTTTTCAAGTGTAAAAAGTTTGAATGGAAAGAACAAATTTAAAAGTACATGCAATTGATTTAATAGTAGAAGAAGaattaaatgaatgaaaaagTGTTGCTCATTATTTTGACAAAATTGCTGGTATTATTCTGGACGGAAGtgttaaattaatgaaagttggCATTCTGAACTAGTCTTCTTATGGTATGCACATTGAATAAACTTCCTCTAGCTTATCATCTTCCATGATTGAAACTTAACTAGTTACCTTCTAtatttattgtaaaaaaaaaagcatCTTCTCCAGTAAACCACGAAAGCTTATCaatagtgttttaaaaatcggaccggaccgATCGAACCGGGAatcggccaggtaaccggtctggttcaatagctggattgggaatgtcattgaaccggtgtgaaccggtcaaaatcgGTGTAAACCGCTAAAACCGGAAAAACCGGCGATTTTTGTGAACCGGCGGTTTAAATgcatttcttaattttttttaaatttaaaaaattaacacaacgtcgttttgactattttaatgaaaaattaaaaataaaataaaaaataaaaaaattgtttcagatgcggttgatttttttaccgataattttgatattgaagaaggagattcaacattgaaacaattttttttattgaaattaaatttagtatataatgaaattattttgttataaattatttaattagattatattgcgattaaacttttgtttgcaattatattttataattatgtactattttattgtgtgtgatacctatgtgtaaaatttaaatttaaattataaacttCTGAATTTATTTATagtatgatattttcaaaaaatttaagtgctagttatattttgtagagactgacTTATCCGGTTCGATAAATTTTATACCTACATAATTTTGTTATAatgaccggtctattcaaccgagttatccgatttaacccgatttagtcatgcggttcaacCAGTGACTCGGtcgttcgaccaataaaccagtgacccaataccctcaccggtttgatgtccgattcggtttttaaaacactgttatcatttttttttaactGAAGTATATGGAAAAACAGATTTAAAATAAAAGCAATAACATAATTAAAAAGTCCAAAATACTAATAACAtttttaaaaagataaatatCCTGCCTAGTTGACAGAATTGAAGTCCAATAAATATCACTCCCTGCTAATTCAAATATCAAGTCTACACAATCAATCATCACAAACCAACAGATATAGAGTTCACATAATATGCACATCAAATGTTTTTGGTTCCTCTTCTTTCATCTGGTTTGTAGAGAAGGTTTACAATATGCACATCAAATGCTTGTGGTTCCCCTTCTTTGAACTGGCTTGTAGAGCACAACGGTAACATATTTGGCACGGAAGCGATGAGTGAAACCCAAAGCCACCACAGATCTTTGAGGCTCTCTGTTCTCGATATAAAGATGATTAAGAATCGCGCTCTGGGGCAATGGAAGAGAGCTAGAACTACCAACATTGGCAGGATAGCCGAGCAAGGTTTGTTGCAATTGTGGAGGAGCCTCGGGTGGATCACGTGACTCGTCTTCAGTTAAAGTGTATACGTTGTTGTAACCGGAATCAGATGTCTTCAAGATTTCAAATCCCATGACAGTTGCTTCACCCTGCATGCAGATTGTCAATTTAGATATACTACTGGAATTAGGAATCAAACTCGAGCCCCAAAATTGAAAATACTCAAAAGAACCTGCACACCAATCACTTGCGCTAGacataataatcaacaatatGAGATGTAATTAAATGATACATGAATTACTTACCGGGTTTGCTGCATATGGATTACTCATCTTGCTATTCAAGTCAACCACAAACTGCGAATTCATCACTCAGAGTCCAATTAAGATTCTAAGAAACCTGGAGAAAGAGACTTCAATTAGAGTGTATAAGAGAAAACAACAGATTCATAATTCTTCACACAACTGCCACCATTTTCAGATCGTAATACATGCAAAGAGAATGTATAAGAAGCCATATAACTAAGCCCTCATTACTACAACTCAACAGAGGATACCATATCCTTCACTGTAGAAAACAAATCACAAGTTAGCATTTCACAAAATTTGATCCACAACAAATTTCAATATCTTTAACAAATTGTATAGAATGCTATTATGGTAATAACTAGTATATTAATTAAACTCCTAATCTTCAACATACATAGTTGGTATTACAAATCTGAGCAATTTGAGATATAAATAACTTGCAAGTTTTGAATCAAATTACCAAACAGATACAAAGAAAATGAAGATCTCACATCAAAACAGGATAAATCTCAAGAATCTTGATAAGACTCGAGATCACAACGAATACAGGAATACAGATTGAGAAGAAACGACAGTGTGTGATGTGACACAACCTATACTAAGAATCTTAATACCATGTCTTGTATGATCAATAACCTTAATACCTGTTCACCAGATCTTAAACCagactcttgataccatgttaagaatgTATGATTGGCCTAACGCAACcttacaaaaccgacttgtagggtgaggattgccttTACTTATAAGCAcattataagcacatgttcaggtaatgtattgtccgatgtgggactcttaacatagTCAAATAGCTAAATGCTACCACCATTCAAATCAAGCTAAAAATCTATATTCAAATCTTCATAATGCATGTCATAATATCATTTTACACTTTCTTTCTTCCTACAACAACTTACCATAGATAATCACTTAATTCCATTCACAAACACAAATCCAAGGCATAGATTACACAATCAATTCATCGTCAtgcaaaaaaaaaagcataaacagAACTAGATAAACAAATTGAAAACCCTAATACACTGAATTTAGGGGAAAATGACTATGAACCAAATCAAATGCAATaacaaaaaacacaattttaaccGATTAATAGCAAAAACAAAAACTTTACCTTGTATTATCTTGCTATAGATTTCGATAGTAACCAAACCAAAGCACAGAAGGTAAAGTAATCAGCGATGTAAACTCGAGCGCATTCAGCTGCAActgaaaccaaaaaaaaaaaatgatgattaAGAAAAAGTGGGCATTGATTTTGAAGAAACGAAACGAGTTATAGCAGTTACCGAAAAACCGAACCCTAAGAGTGTGCAGTTTagtgtgaagaagaagaagacaagcaCAGCACGCAAATACTAGGGTGTTCTTTCTGGTGCCCTTTGTGCTGCTTTAGAAACTTGTCAAATATGTTACTTACAAGCACTTTTCTTCGTTTTCATCTTACTtctagaaataataataaataatccttcaaaataaataaaataatttcttttcttgttagaaaattaattcctcattacacaattttttttcttccctTAATCTTTATCAATAAAGAAATACATTAGACTAATTAATCCAAAatctaatgttttaaaaattgaatgaTTATCAAGTCAGTGAGGATATTAGTTCTCTGATTTATTGGTCAAACTATTGGATTACTTATCGAATCAGATCATTCAATTCACTAATTCgaattttataacaaaattatataattattaaaccaATCAAAccaaatgaatttaaaaaatatcacgACACCTataaaattcaaattctaaacataTGCACtacaaacaataaaataatataaactataaatttaaataaattttgaataaagtctaattaaaataaaaattgaataacaaaataattgaagtgactaataaatttaatttcaaaaaagaaaagttttttcaaaataaattttgaacaaaatttacttatattttaattttaaatttttattatcaaAAGAACATATTTTATCTGTGAAAAAAACAAGCAtctaactaaaaaaatataataaatgatgCACAAATTTTGAACTCATTATCACTTTCATACTTAAATTATGGTAGACACATtcatgtttaaaaataattttttagtttttggCTTCCTATACATTTCGCAACTTCAACTTATCTTAATGGGATAACTATAAATATGTGTGATTTAGTTGATAAATAGCTTCCCAATCTTctttgaaccttctttttctaACAATAACATCTTCATGGAACATTCATTTATCGCCATTTTTCCTACGTCTAACTAAGCAAAATGATATTAAATAATTCATAAACCACAGCCACATTCACACTTAAATGATGATAGAACTTCTAAGGCACATTCACGCTTAACcataaatttttagttttttcaaaggtttttTACACATTTCTCAACTTCAACTTATCTTAATGGAATAAGTATAAATATATGTGATATAGTTGATAAACAGCTTCCTCATGCAATCTTCTTTTAACTTTATTTTTCGAACAACAACATCTTCATGACACATCCATTTTCCCACCATTTTTCTACATCCAACTAAGCAAACTGACAATAAATAATTCATAAACCACTACCACATTCACACTTAAATGATGATACAACTTCCAAGGCACATTCACGCTTAACAATAAACTTTTAGCTTTTTCAATGATTTTCTACATTTCTCAACTTCAACTTATCTTTACGAGATCATATCAGTATAAATATATGTGTCGTATCTCAAAAACAACTTGCTCACATGATCTTCTTCTAACTTTCTTTGTCGAACAAATCATAT from Vicia villosa cultivar HV-30 ecotype Madison, WI unplaced genomic scaffold, Vvil1.0 ctg.000004F_1_1_1, whole genome shotgun sequence includes the following:
- the LOC131621355 gene encoding SNF1-related protein kinase regulatory subunit beta-3-like, with product MNSQFVVDLNSKMSNPYAANPGEATVMGFEILKTSDSGYNNVYTLTEDESRDPPEAPPQLQQTLLGYPANVGSSSSLPLPQSAILNHLYIENREPQRSVVALGFTHRFRAKYVTVVLYKPVQRRGTTSI